In Amycolatopsis sp. FBCC-B4732, the genomic stretch TCGGTGACCTGCCCGACCGGCACGCCGAGCACGCGCACCGACGAACCGGCGTAGAGCCCGACCGTCTTGCCGAAGTACGCGGACACCACGGTTCCGGTGGACGCGCGGAACACCAGCCACAGTCCCGCGGTGACGATCAGCGCGAGCACGCAGGCGAACGCCAGCCACGTCACCAGGCTGCGGCCGCGGTAGGTGCGGATGGTCATCGGCCGCCCACCCCCTGGTTCGGCGCCGCGATCGGCGGGGTGCAGCCTTCGGGGTTGATGGTGATCACGCCGGCGTTGATCGTCGGCGGCAGCAGCCCGCACAGGTAGCCCTCGAACCAGCGGCCGTTGCCGGTGGCGTTGGCGCCGACGCGGGCGAAGGGCGCCATCAGCTGCAGGCTCTTGTCGAGGTTGCCCTGGTTGCGCTGCAGGATGTCGGTCACCTTCCCGAGCTTGTCCAGCGTCGGCTTGAGCTGCGCGCGGTTGTCGGCGACGAGCCCGCTCAGCTGCTGCGAGAGCTGCTGGGTGCCGGTGAGCAGCGCGTTGATCGCCTTCTTGCGGTTCTGCAGCTCGCCGAGCAGCAGGTTGCCGTCGCTGATCACGCGCTGCAGCTGGGCGTTGCGGTCGGACAGCGTCTTCGACACCTGGCTCGTGTTGGCCAGCAGCGTGTGCAGGTCGGCGTCGCGGGACGAAACGGTGCGAGCCAGCGACGACAGCCCGGTCAGCGTGTCCTTCAGGTACTGGGGGCTGTCCTTGAGGCTGTCGGACAGGGCGTTGAAGCTGTCCGCGAGCTGCTTCGTGTCGATGTCGCCGACCGTCGTCGACAGCTGCTCGAAGGCGTCCTGCAGCTGGAACGGCGTGCGCGTGCGGGCCTGCGGGATCGTCGCGGCCGGCTCCTGCGTGCCGCCGCCCTTCGGGTCGAGCGCGAGGTACTTCTCCCCCAGCAGTGTCTTGATCTCGATGGACGCCGTGGTCGCGTCGCCGACCCGGACGTCCTTCACGCGGAAGCGGACGAGCACCTGCCTGCCGGCCAGCTTCACCGACGACACCGTGCCGACCTTGACGCCCGCGACCTCGACCTCGTTGTCCGGCGCCAGCCCGGCGGACTCGCCGAAGTACGCCGAGTACGTCGTGCCGTTGCCGAAGAACGGGAGCTGGTCGGAAAAGTACGTCGTGGCCGTGACGAGCACGATCAGCACGAGCGCGACCGCGCCGACCCCCGCCTGGTTGCGATCCTTCAGCCGCTTCACGGACCACACCTCTCCGCGCGCTGCGTTCCGGGGATGGGGACGATCGGCAGGGTGATGTCGAGCGAGGAGATGCCGATGGTGCCGGTGATCCCGCACAGGTAGTAGTTGAACCAGCTGCCGTAGCTCAACGTCCGGGTGAACTTCTGCAGGTTGCCCGGCAGCACCTCGAGGAGGTGGTTGAGCAGCACGCCGGAGTCGCCGAGGTTCTGCGACAGCACGCCGAGCCGGGCGACGTCGTCCTTGAGCGCCGGGCGCGCGTCGGCGAGCAGGCCGGTCGTGGACACGGCGAGGTCGCCGAGCGCGCTGACCGCGTCGCCGATCGGCTTGCGCTGCTCGGCCAGCCCGCTGACCAGCTTCTGCGTCTGCTCGATGAGGTCGCCGAGCTGCGGGCCGTGGGCGTTGACCGTGCCGAGCACGGTGTTGAGGTTGGCGATGACCTGGCCGATCACCTGGTCCTTGCTCGCGATCGCCGTCGTCAGCGACGCGGTGTGCTGCAGCAGGCTG encodes the following:
- a CDS encoding MlaD family protein, with the translated sequence MKRLKDRNQAGVGAVALVLIVLVTATTYFSDQLPFFGNGTTYSAYFGESAGLAPDNEVEVAGVKVGTVSSVKLAGRQVLVRFRVKDVRVGDATTASIEIKTLLGEKYLALDPKGGGTQEPAATIPQARTRTPFQLQDAFEQLSTTVGDIDTKQLADSFNALSDSLKDSPQYLKDTLTGLSSLARTVSSRDADLHTLLANTSQVSKTLSDRNAQLQRVISDGNLLLGELQNRKKAINALLTGTQQLSQQLSGLVADNRAQLKPTLDKLGKVTDILQRNQGNLDKSLQLMAPFARVGANATGNGRWFEGYLCGLLPPTINAGVITINPEGCTPPIAAPNQGVGGR